DNA sequence from the Actinomycetes bacterium genome:
GCATGGCGATGACCGTGGCGACGGACATCCGGCGCAGCAGCGCCGACCGACGCAGGTGGACCGCGCCAGCGGCGACCTCCCGGCGGAAGGTCAGCGTAAGCCGCTCCGGGCGCGGTTTCCGGTGGTGGATCAGGGCCAACGTTACGGCCTACATGAGGAGCGTCGCCGCGTCGAGGACCGCGACCAGGCCGCCGCCCTTCCAGGCGAACGGCCCGGCGCGCAGCAGCGGGCCGATCAGGCGCAGCGACTGGCGCACGGTGGTCAGGGTGCCGTTCGCGGGACCGAGCAGGTCGGGCTCCACGAGCTGCTGGACGAGGCCGTTCATCGCCGGGCCGAAGACCACCTGCGACAGCCCGTAGCCGGTCGCAACGAGGTACAGCAGCCACAGGTCAGCCCGGTCGTGCACGAGGAGCAGCAGGCTCACCACGCCGGCGGTCAGCAGGTCCGTCGTGATCATCAGGGGCCCCCGCCGCACCCGGTCGGCCAGCCAGCCGCCGAGCGGCGCCAGCAGGTTCGCCAGCGCCACCGCGAACAGGATGGACCCCCGGCTGCGTTCGAGCCGGTGAGCTGCTTGGCCCACATACCGAGCACCAGGATGAGCAGCCAGTCACCGAACATGCTCGTCGTCTGTCCGCCGAGCAGCAGTCGGAAGTCGTGGTGGCGCGGGCGGTCAGGCATCGGCGTGCGCTGTCCGCAGCTCGGGGAAGGCGTAGATGAGGTAGCTGACGAGCTCGACGTCAGGCGCGCCCGGCCGGGGCTCGTTGGACATCCGCTGCTGGTACGGCGCGAGCAGCGCGAGGACCTTGGCGTTGATCTCCTCCACCTCGGCGGGCGTGGCCCAGAAGCCGAAGTCGGACTCGGTGACGACGTTGCGCCAGGCCGCCGGAGCCTGGTCGCGCCGTTGTCGCCAGCTCTCGAGCCGGGCGTTGCGCCGCTCGTCGACCGCTCCTTCGAGCATTCGGCCTGCGGCCAGCTGGGCCGGGGTCATGCTCTCGGGGTCGGTCCGCAGGGTCAGCCCGGCCTTCACCATCCGCCACGGTCGTTGCCGGCCGGTGCCGCCCTCGGCCCCCTCGACGAAACCGAACCGGGCCAGCTGCCGCAGGTGGTAGCTGCACCCGGCAGCGGAGTCGCCGAGCCGCTGCGCGCACTCGGTCGCGGTCAGCGGGCCCTCGCG
Encoded proteins:
- a CDS encoding MFS transporter codes for the protein MGQAAHRLERSRGSILFAVALANLLAPLGGWLADRVRRGPLMITTDLLTAGVVSLLLLVHDRADLWLLYLVATGYGLSQVVFGPAMNGLVQQLVEPDLLGPANGTLTTVRQSLRLIGPLLRAGPFAWKGGGLVAVLDAATLLM
- a CDS encoding helix-turn-helix domain-containing protein: MPSRTTDHDDLFFDQGGLHSRDLRDPRSMRALAHPRRLDLIELLYREGPLTATECAQRLGDSAAGCSYHLRQLARFGFVEGAEGGTGRQRPWRMVKAGLTLRTDPESMTPAQLAAGRMLEGAVDERRNARLESWRQRRDQAPAAWRNVVTESDFGFWATPAEVEEINAKVLALLAPYQQRMSNEPRPGAPDVELVSYLIYAFPELRTAHADA